The following proteins come from a genomic window of Helicobacteraceae bacterium:
- a CDS encoding SDR family oxidoreductase, with amino-acid sequence MTTFNAERRFIVTGASSGIGEEVALALNVLGASVIAIARNRKRLENMREKAKNPELILIRERDLSANIDDLSDFVKSLKDECGKLAGMAYCAGVSSLAPLRIYDRKEAQKVFDVNYFAPIQMAKAVLDKRNNIGEQTSIVFIASIAARICDKSQLIYAGSKAALIASARSIAKEAAALKMRVNTISPADIDTPMTAKLDGMREDRKKAYPFGFGKASDVANLAVFLLSDKASWITGQDYVLDGGLIG; translated from the coding sequence ATGACGACGTTTAACGCCGAACGGCGATTTATAGTAACGGGAGCTAGTAGCGGCATTGGCGAAGAGGTCGCTTTGGCTCTTAACGTTTTGGGCGCAAGCGTGATAGCGATCGCGCGTAATAGAAAACGTCTGGAAAATATGCGCGAAAAAGCTAAAAATCCCGAACTGATCCTTATACGCGAAAGGGATTTAAGCGCGAATATCGACGATCTATCGGATTTTGTTAAATCGCTTAAAGACGAATGCGGCAAATTGGCGGGAATGGCGTATTGCGCCGGCGTATCGTCGCTTGCGCCGCTACGAATATATGATCGGAAAGAGGCGCAAAAAGTTTTCGATGTTAACTATTTTGCGCCAATCCAAATGGCAAAAGCCGTTTTAGATAAGAGAAATAATATAGGCGAGCAGACCTCGATCGTTTTCATCGCGTCGATCGCGGCGCGTATATGCGACAAATCGCAGCTAATTTACGCGGGTTCCAAAGCGGCGCTGATCGCCTCCGCGCGATCTATCGCAAAAGAGGCGGCGGCGCTTAAAATGCGCGTTAATACAATCTCGCCCGCCGATATAGACACGCCTATGACGGCAAAACTCGACGGCATGCGCGAAGATCGTAAAAAAGCGTATCCGTTCGGCTTTGGCAAAGCGAGCGACGTGGCAAATCTCGCCGTTTTCTTGCTTTCCGATAAAGCGTCGTGGATAACGGGGCAGGATTACGTTTTGGACGGAGGACTTATCGGGTAG
- the ilvD gene encoding dihydroxy-acid dehydratase produces MRSDIIKKGYERTPHRALLRATGLQDQDFDKPFIGIANSVVDIIPGHFFLRDYAAIVKDEIKKAGGVAFEFNTIGVDDGVAMAHSGMRYSLPSRELIADSVETVMNAHQLDALFCIPNCDKIVPGMLMGALRVNVPTIFVSGGPMKAGRLRDGTALDLTSAFEAVGKKALGLIDDESLEEIERCACPGGGSCSGMFTANSMNTLCEALGAALEGNGTILALTKEREELLRRAARRIVEMAKANAPKIRDIINEKAIRNAFVVDMAMGGSTNTVLHMLAIAREAGIDFDLRQISEISKKTAHIAKIAPALSSVHMEDIHNAGGLSAIMNEISKLGSLNLDAIAVEGGTIGDRIRGKTIKDQNIIHTLNDPYSPTGGLAVLFGNLAEQGAVVKTAAIDPKMREFVGKAICFNSEAEASVAIAGGKVQAGNVAVIRYEGPKGGPGMQEMLSPTSLIMGMGLGEKVALITDGRFSGATRGGAIGHISPEAAEGGLIGLLKDGDEIYININKNLIEARLSAEEIAARRSRFSPVKKQIDSSWLKRYSLFVTNASCGAVLKTEL; encoded by the coding sequence ATGCGAAGCGACATTATCAAAAAAGGCTACGAAAGAACGCCGCATCGCGCGCTTTTGCGGGCTACGGGCTTGCAAGATCAGGATTTCGACAAACCGTTTATCGGCATAGCAAACAGCGTGGTCGATATTATTCCGGGTCATTTTTTTCTGCGCGATTACGCCGCGATCGTCAAAGACGAGATCAAAAAAGCGGGCGGCGTCGCGTTTGAGTTTAATACGATCGGCGTTGACGACGGCGTGGCGATGGCGCACAGCGGAATGCGCTATTCGCTGCCAAGCCGCGAGCTGATCGCCGATTCCGTGGAAACGGTGATGAACGCGCACCAGCTCGACGCGCTTTTTTGCATTCCAAACTGCGACAAGATCGTCCCTGGAATGCTGATGGGCGCTTTGCGCGTCAATGTTCCGACAATTTTCGTTTCAGGCGGTCCTATGAAAGCGGGCAGACTGCGAGACGGGACGGCGCTCGATCTAACTTCGGCGTTCGAGGCTGTGGGCAAAAAAGCGTTAGGGCTGATCGACGACGAATCGCTAGAGGAGATTGAGCGTTGCGCCTGTCCGGGCGGCGGCAGTTGTAGCGGCATGTTCACCGCCAACAGCATGAACACGCTGTGCGAGGCGCTAGGCGCGGCTTTGGAGGGCAACGGCACGATTTTGGCGCTGACAAAAGAGCGCGAGGAGCTTTTGCGAAGGGCGGCGCGGCGAATCGTGGAGATGGCGAAGGCAAACGCGCCGAAAATACGCGATATTATCAACGAGAAGGCGATCCGTAACGCCTTTGTGGTCGATATGGCTATGGGAGGCAGCACCAACACCGTTTTGCATATGCTGGCGATCGCGCGCGAAGCGGGGATCGATTTCGATTTGAGGCAGATCAGCGAAATCAGCAAAAAAACGGCGCATATCGCCAAGATCGCGCCCGCGCTAAGCAGCGTGCATATGGAGGATATTCATAACGCGGGCGGGCTTAGCGCGATTATGAACGAAATATCCAAGCTAGGCTCGCTTAATCTGGACGCGATTGCGGTAGAGGGCGGGACGATAGGCGATCGAATACGCGGCAAAACAATCAAAGATCAAAATATAATCCATACGCTAAACGACCCGTATTCGCCTACCGGCGGCTTGGCGGTCTTGTTCGGCAACCTCGCCGAACAGGGCGCGGTGGTAAAAACGGCGGCGATCGACCCGAAAATGCGCGAGTTTGTAGGCAAAGCGATCTGCTTTAACTCCGAAGCGGAGGCGAGCGTAGCGATCGCGGGCGGCAAAGTCCAGGCGGGAAACGTGGCGGTAATCCGCTACGAGGGGCCAAAGGGCGGACCGGGTATGCAGGAGATGCTTTCGCCGACTAGCCTAATTATGGGAATGGGGTTAGGCGAGAAAGTGGCTTTGATTACCGACGGCAGATTTTCAGGAGCCACGCGCGGCGGCGCGATCGGGCATATCTCGCCCGAAGCCGCCGAAGGAGGGCTGATAGGACTGCTAAAAGACGGCGACGAAATTTATATAAACATCAATAAAAACCTTATTGAAGCGCGTTTAAGCGCCGAAGAGATCGCCGCGCGCAGATCGCGGTTTTCGCCCGTTAAAAAGCAGATCGACTCAAGCTGGCTTAAACGCTATAGCCTATTTGTAACCAACGCGAGTTGCGGCGCGGTTTTGAAAACCGAGCTTTAA
- a CDS encoding TorF family putative porin — protein MIGRFLIVLLLAANSLAAAGFSGMIGYKNDYIFRGVTQTNRKSALQGALRYGFESGFYLGAFGSNVYDEKKRAANAIQYDFSGGYLGEAGDIWFEAGAISRNYTIDDANHIEALFAVGYDGFRLAYYDIVAADNRDREGDRYIEASVDFYEAWGVIDIGFGAGYGLPNDREADASLDLFVSLGKTFWRKLKVGASSEIYAPNAKEFEKARFVVFARQSF, from the coding sequence ATGATAGGTAGATTTTTGATTGTCTTATTACTCGCCGCAAACTCGCTTGCGGCGGCGGGTTTTAGCGGCATGATCGGATACAAAAACGATTATATATTTCGCGGCGTTACGCAAACCAACCGCAAAAGCGCGTTGCAAGGCGCTCTTCGCTACGGCTTTGAGAGCGGCTTTTATCTAGGCGCGTTCGGTTCTAACGTTTATGACGAGAAAAAGAGGGCGGCTAACGCGATCCAATACGATTTTTCCGGCGGTTATCTAGGCGAAGCGGGCGATATTTGGTTCGAGGCGGGCGCGATTAGCCGCAACTACACGATTGACGACGCGAACCATATCGAGGCGCTTTTCGCGGTTGGATACGACGGTTTTCGTTTGGCTTACTACGATATTGTCGCGGCGGATAACCGAGATCGCGAGGGCGATCGCTATATCGAGGCGAGCGTCGATTTCTACGAGGCTTGGGGGGTAATCGATATTGGTTTCGGCGCGGGTTACGGACTGCCAAACGATCGCGAAGCCGACGCTTCCTTAGACCTATTTGTTTCGCTTGGCAAAACCTTTTGGCGAAAGCTGAAAGTAGGCGCGAGCTCCGAAATATACGCCCCGAACGCGAAGGAGTTTGAAAAAGCCCGCTTCGTCGTTTTTGCCCGCCAATCGTTTTAA
- a CDS encoding tyrosine-type recombinase/integrase codes for MALRQAGSLAMRSEIDAYLRHCKTVLALSRATIKAYENDLAQFCKAVNKPLNRLDSDDIYGFLACFDNPRTLNRKLSAINGFLDWCYDRLLSDETYNIKGAKIPRGLPKYLSSEMIERALSNVDQSGWIGKRDYALIMFLYASGTRISEALKAQTNDIEGGWLRVRHGKGAKERLVPIAKRALIALDSYIADRPFFSERLFINYTGRPLSRVFAFKTTQRILGVSPHALRHSFATSLITGGADLRVVQELLGHASLNSTQIYTHLERSYLLESVNRYHPLGAVLRLA; via the coding sequence ATGGCATTACGACAAGCTGGTTCGCTGGCAATGAGATCGGAGATCGACGCCTATCTGCGCCATTGCAAAACGGTTTTAGCGCTAAGCCGCGCCACGATCAAAGCGTATGAGAACGATCTAGCTCAATTCTGCAAGGCGGTAAACAAGCCGCTAAACAGGCTTGATAGCGACGATATTTACGGTTTTCTGGCTTGCTTTGACAACCCGCGCACGCTTAATCGCAAACTTAGCGCGATTAACGGCTTTTTAGATTGGTGTTACGACAGGCTGCTTAGCGACGAAACGTACAATATCAAAGGCGCGAAAATCCCGCGCGGATTACCGAAATACCTATCGTCCGAAATGATCGAGCGCGCGCTTTCAAACGTCGATCAAAGCGGCTGGATCGGCAAGCGCGATTACGCGCTGATTATGTTTCTATACGCGAGCGGAACGCGAATTAGCGAGGCGCTCAAGGCTCAAACCAACGATATAGAGGGCGGCTGGCTTCGCGTTCGCCATGGAAAAGGAGCGAAAGAGAGGCTTGTTCCTATCGCGAAACGCGCTCTAATCGCGCTAGATAGCTATATCGCCGATCGCCCGTTTTTTAGCGAGCGGCTGTTTATCAACTATACGGGCAGACCGCTTAGCCGCGTTTTCGCCTTTAAGACCACGCAAAGAATCTTGGGCGTTTCGCCGCACGCGTTGCGTCATAGCTTCGCCACTTCGCTAATCACGGGCGGCGCGGATCTGCGCGTGGTGCAGGAGTTGCTAGGACACGCCAGCTTAAACTCCACGCAAATTTACACTCACTTAGAGCGGAGCTATCTGTTAGAGAGCGTAAATCGTTACCACCCGCTAGGAGCGGTTTTAAGGCTTGCCTAG
- a CDS encoding DegT/DnrJ/EryC1/StrS aminotransferase family protein produces the protein MPRVPFFRPISKTVSPEFLASAIGGERLRLLNSFENLAAEYLGVPYVVAASNPVTAIHLALCAIDMKRGDKMITSVNAYPAISQTIRHFDAEPCFADIDADVFNMQYDAIEKKLAQNRSKKMRGIFYTLAAGQSVEIEKLYETAERYNVLSVVDSCGAFGARVAFDNKAPDILVASLFPIDTFAAAANVGVIATHNRVFADRARLFRNYAFDSKESDEAARAYDASEAGYDYLPSALDLAYALSVLPSCSQARANRAKTAAIYDEAFKDLAHVTTPVKRGDHEYSSYIIKVDKNRDDFARALSAKGIETRIHFVPLHLMSYYRAKYSIKITEFPRALSNYQHILSIPAFSDITDEEIETVIAAVKEVDQSRAW, from the coding sequence GTGCCGCGAGTTCCTTTTTTTCGTCCGATCTCAAAAACCGTATCGCCGGAATTTTTGGCGAGCGCGATCGGCGGCGAACGGCTCAGGCTTTTGAACTCCTTTGAAAATCTCGCCGCGGAATATTTAGGCGTTCCCTACGTCGTAGCCGCGTCAAATCCGGTAACGGCGATCCATTTGGCGCTATGCGCGATCGATATGAAGCGCGGCGATAAGATGATAACTTCGGTAAACGCGTATCCGGCGATCTCGCAAACGATCCGCCATTTCGACGCGGAGCCGTGTTTCGCCGATATAGACGCGGACGTATTCAATATGCAATACGACGCGATCGAAAAAAAACTCGCGCAAAACCGCTCCAAAAAAATGCGCGGCATTTTCTATACGCTCGCGGCGGGGCAATCGGTAGAGATAGAAAAACTTTACGAGACGGCGGAGCGCTACAACGTTCTAAGCGTCGTAGATTCGTGCGGAGCGTTTGGCGCGCGCGTGGCGTTTGATAATAAAGCGCCCGACATTTTAGTCGCCTCGCTTTTTCCGATCGACACTTTTGCGGCGGCGGCAAACGTAGGCGTTATCGCCACGCACAACCGCGTATTCGCCGATCGCGCGAGGCTGTTTCGCAATTACGCGTTCGATTCCAAAGAGAGCGACGAGGCGGCGCGCGCTTACGACGCTAGCGAAGCGGGTTACGATTATCTGCCAAGCGCGTTAGACTTGGCTTACGCGCTCAGCGTTTTGCCGTCTTGTTCGCAAGCGCGAGCAAACCGCGCGAAAACCGCGGCGATCTACGACGAAGCCTTCAAAGACCTCGCGCACGTAACGACTCCCGTGAAAAGAGGCGATCACGAATACTCCTCTTACATTATCAAAGTGGATAAGAACCGCGACGATTTTGCCCGCGCGCTAAGCGCTAAAGGCATTGAAACGCGCATTCATTTTGTTCCGTTACATTTAATGAGCTACTATCGCGCGAAATACTCCATCAAGATCACCGAGTTTCCGCGCGCGCTGTCCAATTATCAGCATATTCTTTCCATACCCGCGTTTTCCGATATAACCGACGAAGAGATCGAAACGGTGATCGCGGCGGTTAAAGAGGTCGATCAAAGCAGAGCGTGGTAA
- a CDS encoding VOC family protein: protein MIDLKFHHIGVATKSIEREFSVFEALGYRKVSETFIDEEQRIRGLFIEGRRGAPALELLEDLDERGPLAAILKNHIKFYHFAYETDNIESDSRKIISSLKAIMIVPIVNATYFEKICFLALRNQALIELVQLKGS, encoded by the coding sequence ATGATCGATCTGAAATTTCATCATATTGGCGTCGCCACAAAAAGTATCGAGCGAGAGTTTAGCGTTTTTGAGGCGCTTGGCTACAGGAAAGTTTCAGAAACATTTATAGACGAAGAGCAAAGAATACGCGGGCTTTTTATAGAGGGACGACGCGGCGCCCCAGCTCTTGAGTTACTAGAGGACTTAGACGAGCGAGGTCCGCTCGCCGCTATATTAAAAAATCATATTAAGTTTTATCATTTCGCATACGAAACCGACAATATTGAATCAGACTCGCGCAAAATTATCTCCTCGCTAAAAGCGATTATGATTGTTCCAATAGTTAATGCGACATATTTTGAAAAGATATGTTTTCTCGCGCTAAGAAATCAAGCGCTTATTGAACTAGTCCAACTAAAAGGGAGCTAA
- the lpxK gene encoding tetraacyldisaccharide 4'-kinase codes for MVTAFIEELLFAPRSIAQKALVAALSPFGKLVALWSWRKLIAKKPIDLEIKVVSVGNLAIGGVGKTPLIVELAKNYEGAAIVLRGYGRKARGLIVLDGAKTASEVGDEALLYRSLLPKAIVIVSADREAGALQAKALGASIVFLDDGFRHRQIKKFDILIRPNPEPLNDRVLPAGCYRLPRKAYKLADYVASEGVDFVRETVVTNPTDRMVLVTAIARAKRLDPFLPNGVVAKYRFRDHAFFDFEKLREIAEKHGATSLLVTRKDLVKLEDCPIALSVLELSLAVSDALLDALKRYVRE; via the coding sequence GTGGTAACCGCCTTTATAGAGGAACTGCTGTTTGCGCCGCGATCGATCGCGCAAAAAGCGCTTGTCGCGGCGCTCTCGCCGTTTGGCAAACTAGTCGCGTTGTGGAGCTGGCGAAAACTGATCGCGAAAAAACCGATCGATCTTGAGATTAAAGTCGTCTCCGTCGGCAACCTCGCGATAGGCGGCGTCGGCAAAACTCCGCTGATCGTCGAGCTGGCGAAAAATTACGAGGGCGCGGCGATAGTCCTTAGAGGCTACGGGCGAAAAGCGCGCGGGTTAATCGTTTTGGACGGCGCGAAAACCGCGAGCGAGGTCGGCGACGAAGCGCTTTTGTATCGATCACTCTTGCCTAAAGCTATAGTAATCGTTTCTGCAGATCGCGAGGCGGGCGCTTTGCAAGCCAAGGCGCTTGGCGCAAGTATTGTATTTTTGGACGACGGCTTTCGGCATAGACAGATTAAAAAGTTCGATATTTTGATCCGTCCAAACCCCGAACCGCTCAACGATCGCGTTCTGCCCGCCGGCTGCTATCGTTTGCCGCGAAAAGCCTATAAGTTGGCGGATTACGTCGCTTCCGAAGGCGTTGATTTTGTCCGCGAAACCGTCGTGACCAACCCTACGGATCGTATGGTATTGGTTACGGCGATCGCCCGCGCTAAGCGTCTTGATCCGTTTTTGCCAAACGGCGTAGTCGCCAAATACCGCTTTAGGGATCACGCCTTTTTTGATTTTGAAAAACTGCGCGAAATAGCCGAAAAGCATGGCGCGACCTCTCTTTTGGTTACCCGTAAGGACCTGGTCAAGCTAGAGGACTGCCCGATCGCTTTAAGCGTCTTAGAGCTTTCGCTCGCCGTAAGCGACGCGCTTTTAGACGCGCTTAAACGCTATGTCCGCGAATAA
- a CDS encoding type III pantothenate kinase: protein MLCEIGNTHYHFKQGGRIWKTSASSAPKLNLSEDETIYAISVNETAMRRLARHYRVFDLEPFINLDTLYYGLGVDRAAACLAVDTGVLVDAGSAITVDIMRDNVHLGGFIYPGLAKFQHMYAQISPRLQKAMNFAVDLDALPQNTAEAISYGVVMPLVSSVRTIARNKPIILTGGDGGYFARFFEGSIVDQSLVFKGMEKIIKEF from the coding sequence ATGCTGTGCGAGATTGGAAATACCCACTACCACTTTAAACAAGGGGGGCGAATATGGAAGACCTCCGCGAGTTCCGCGCCCAAATTAAACTTAAGCGAAGACGAAACGATCTACGCGATCAGCGTAAACGAAACGGCTATGCGCCGTCTTGCCCGCCATTACCGCGTTTTCGATCTTGAGCCGTTTATCAATCTAGACACGCTATATTACGGACTCGGCGTTGATCGCGCCGCGGCGTGCCTCGCCGTCGATACGGGCGTTTTGGTGGACGCGGGCAGCGCGATAACGGTGGATATAATGCGCGATAACGTTCATTTAGGCGGCTTTATCTACCCGGGTCTGGCAAAATTTCAACACATGTACGCGCAGATTTCGCCGCGCCTGCAAAAGGCGATGAACTTCGCCGTCGATCTAGACGCGCTGCCGCAAAACACGGCGGAGGCGATTAGTTACGGCGTGGTTATGCCGCTGGTAAGCTCCGTTAGAACGATCGCTCGCAATAAGCCGATTATTCTAACGGGCGGGGACGGCGGTTATTTCGCGCGTTTTTTTGAAGGCTCGATTGTCGATCAGTCGCTTGTTTTTAAGGGTATGGAAAAAATTATCAAGGAGTTTTGA
- the hisG gene encoding ATP phosphoribosyltransferase translates to MLSIALPKGRIADETLELFKKIYGGDFKFESRKLILTKEAFRFLLVRSQDVPTYVTHGAAELGICGKDALLEQNALVTELLDLKFGRCKAVLGMKKGERLDPSKSRVKVATKMVNIAKRFFAEKAMAVEIVKLYGSIELAPLAGLAEAIVDIVETGTTMEENGLEQIETIFVSSARLFANRDSFIERKAEILALRETIAKFI, encoded by the coding sequence ATGCTCTCGATCGCGTTGCCAAAAGGACGGATAGCGGACGAAACGCTGGAACTGTTTAAAAAAATATACGGCGGCGATTTCAAGTTTGAAAGCCGTAAACTGATACTGACTAAAGAGGCTTTTCGTTTTTTGCTGGTGCGCTCTCAAGACGTGCCGACATACGTTACGCACGGCGCGGCGGAGCTTGGAATCTGCGGCAAGGACGCGCTTTTGGAACAAAACGCGCTTGTAACGGAGTTGTTGGATCTAAAATTCGGTCGCTGCAAGGCGGTTTTAGGCATGAAAAAGGGCGAGCGGCTCGACCCGTCTAAATCGCGCGTCAAAGTGGCGACAAAGATGGTCAATATCGCGAAGCGTTTTTTCGCCGAAAAAGCGATGGCGGTCGAAATCGTAAAACTTTACGGCTCGATAGAGCTAGCGCCGCTCGCCGGACTAGCGGAGGCGATCGTGGATATTGTTGAAACGGGAACGACGATGGAAGAGAACGGTTTGGAACAGATTGAAACCATTTTTGTTTCGTCGGCGAGGTTATTTGCCAACCGCGACAGTTTTATAGAACGTAAAGCGGAGATATTGGCGTTACGCGAAACAATCGCGAAATTTATATAA
- a CDS encoding acyl carrier protein → MKEKLVKILSAVLGKEVSADKDISMQSEPLWDSIRHIEIIMTVEEEFNIAFATEDIPYLTSKSEIEQKLLELGL, encoded by the coding sequence GTGAAAGAAAAACTAGTCAAAATTCTATCGGCGGTATTAGGCAAAGAGGTTAGCGCGGATAAAGATATTTCAATGCAGAGCGAACCGCTATGGGATTCCATAAGACATATAGAGATTATAATGACCGTGGAAGAAGAGTTTAATATCGCCTTCGCAACCGAGGATATTCCATATCTGACCTCAAAAAGCGAGATCGAGCAAAAACTTTTGGAGCTTGGACTTTGA
- a CDS encoding acyl carrier protein yields the protein MSASDFIVKLADALQTETRLEPETKLDDLDEYDSLARMSILALMDQDYGVELSLEDFKAIKTVADLLAKVGL from the coding sequence ATGAGCGCGTCGGATTTTATTGTAAAACTTGCGGACGCATTACAAACCGAAACGCGGTTGGAACCAGAAACAAAACTCGATGATTTAGACGAATACGACTCTTTGGCGAGAATGTCAATCTTGGCTTTAATGGACCAAGATTACGGCGTGGAGTTATCGCTTGAAGACTTCAAGGCGATCAAAACGGTCGCCGATCTGCTCGCAAAAGTCGGCTTATGA
- a CDS encoding HAD-IIIC family phosphatase, translating into MIASVFAKELRRLDLLSAAKNESAKNITISVHRNHAFEAVASVLNAFLNFAGLEAKFLYSAYDDSLTFSELTNGDLHLIYLDLARYKTNDIGAFLNERAAMLRSKTASPILIVVLDDQNPIDSQFDVSDCFVFSIAPIINELGESAYDLAKESYSGSRLSNKAALEIARYLGLKLIPALILTPLKAIVCDLDNTLYQGVLGEDGADNLAPNLALQKEIKRLKESGFLIALASKNEESDARQMFEKRSDFLLTFDDFAATEINWNSKRENIINIAKTLNIGIDAMLFIDDNPAEIQNVESVGIKTILAADEESALRQLKLYPGLMKLQISAEDALRTKDTQANQERVRLAREYSQKEYFEKLGVTLRFCVNNREQIARVSELFGKTNQFILTYKRYNKSEVKAFMESPKSCIITIAMSDNLSDSGIIAILAASKKDEALELDEMTVSCRALGRNIENIALPFMFDLAAKRLKTKNEIIVNYKKGERNAPALAYLATLTDQTLLEVGSFVYSIPKAINVEGIEITIE; encoded by the coding sequence TTGATCGCGTCCGTTTTCGCCAAAGAGCTAAGGCGGCTCGATCTCTTATCCGCCGCAAAAAATGAATCTGCTAAAAACATAACGATTAGCGTTCATAGAAATCACGCTTTTGAAGCGGTAGCGTCGGTATTAAACGCGTTTCTTAACTTCGCCGGACTAGAGGCAAAGTTTCTCTATAGCGCTTACGACGATTCGCTGACCTTTTCCGAACTAACAAACGGCGATCTGCATTTGATATATCTTGATTTAGCCAGATATAAAACAAACGATATAGGCGCTTTCTTAAACGAGCGCGCCGCCATGTTAAGATCAAAAACCGCGTCACCGATCCTAATCGTCGTTCTCGACGATCAAAACCCTATCGATTCGCAATTTGACGTAAGCGACTGCTTTGTTTTCTCAATAGCGCCTATCATAAACGAACTGGGCGAATCGGCATATGATCTGGCTAAGGAGAGCTATAGCGGCTCGCGCTTATCGAATAAAGCCGCTCTTGAAATAGCCAGATATTTAGGCTTAAAGCTGATTCCCGCGCTCATATTAACGCCGTTAAAGGCGATTGTTTGCGATCTCGATAACACGCTATATCAGGGCGTATTGGGCGAAGACGGCGCGGATAATCTCGCGCCAAACCTAGCTCTCCAAAAAGAGATAAAAAGGTTAAAAGAGAGCGGATTTCTTATAGCGCTCGCGTCTAAAAACGAAGAGAGCGACGCGCGGCAAATGTTTGAAAAGCGTTCCGACTTTTTATTAACGTTTGACGATTTCGCCGCCACCGAGATCAATTGGAATAGCAAACGCGAAAATATAATCAACATCGCCAAAACGCTTAATATAGGCATAGACGCTATGCTTTTTATCGACGATAATCCCGCTGAAATTCAGAACGTCGAAAGCGTTGGAATTAAAACAATTCTAGCGGCGGACGAAGAGAGCGCGTTAAGGCAGCTTAAACTTTACCCCGGACTTATGAAACTGCAAATTTCAGCCGAAGACGCGTTGCGAACAAAAGATACGCAAGCAAACCAAGAGCGCGTTAGATTAGCGCGAGAATACTCGCAAAAAGAATACTTTGAAAAACTAGGCGTTACATTGCGTTTTTGCGTAAATAACCGCGAACAGATTGCAAGAGTATCCGAGCTATTTGGTAAGACAAACCAGTTTATTCTTACCTATAAAAGATATAACAAAAGCGAAGTCAAAGCGTTTATGGAATCGCCAAAGAGCTGCATCATTACAATCGCTATGAGCGATAATCTTTCAGATAGCGGAATTATAGCTATTTTAGCCGCCAGCAAAAAAGACGAAGCGCTGGAGCTAGACGAAATGACGGTAAGCTGCAGGGCTTTGGGCAGGAACATTGAAAACATAGCGTTGCCCTTTATGTTTGATCTCGCGGCAAAACGGTTAAAAACCAAAAACGAAATTATCGTTAATTACAAAAAGGGCGAGCGCAACGCTCCGGCGCTCGCCTATCTAGCCACGCTAACCGACCAAACCTTGCTAGAGGTCGGCTCTTTTGTCTATAGCATACCCAAAGCGATCAATGTTGAAGGCATAGAGATAACTATCGAATGA